The stretch of DNA GGTTTCTGGGAGACACTACTGAGTTTTGGAAGAAGACTCGGTCTTACCCATGAGCTCTTCATTGCCGAGGATGGAGGTCACAGGATcataaaactgaaacacagcGAAAAGCCACGATTAAGTCACCGTTTTGTTTCATGTCGGACCACGGAGAGCTGCTCACACACACGTCTGAGACCGTGCCAGCGGCAGAGGCAGCGACACGGTAACCGGTGCTTTCTGCTCGACCTGCCAAAGCCCGAGACACGTCGAAGCCTGCTCACGGGAGCAGCCCGGTCACCCGCTCCCGGCCAAGGAGAGGCACCTACATTCAGGCACAAACCCCAGCGCCCAGCCCCGTCTCCCCAGCCTCCGCTCTCCTTGCCCGTCGCACCTCCAGGAGCCGGGGCGTCCCCGCAAGCTGCTGCACGGCCGCCGCCAGGAGCTTCCCGTTGAGAGCCAAGCGCAAGAAGTACCGGCCGCGGCCCTGCGCCGTCAGCACTTTCGCGCAGGTCCTGGCTTTTTCTATGCCGATGGACAGAGCGGTCGGGCTGCgcagggagaggaaaagcagttACAGGCTTAAACCTTGTCTCCCCTGGAGGAGACTTGTCCGTCACTGCTCCGGGGTGGATCAGGCATGGGCAGAGCCGAGCGCGATGCAGCCCGTGTCATCCCGAGCCCAGCGCGCTGCCACGGCTCGGTTTTGCCCACGCGGGACGCTCCCGTCGCGCCCGGCCCCTGCCAGCCGCCGctcacctgctgcctgcagcccgCGGCGGCAGCCGCTCCAGCCAGTGCCAGTAGTCGCGTCTCCCGAAGCCCAGCAGCGGCTCTGCAGGAGAAAAAGCACCCGAGGCCCTTcggcgagggcggcggggcgACGCGGTGCccccagcggtgcccccgcagccccttccctccctgccgcGGCCAGGCGGGAAGCAGCGCTCACGTTTCAGTCCCTTGCGGAGGACGGTCTCCAGCAGCTGGCAGAAGGAGGCGAGGTGCGGCGAGGTGTCCGTGCAGGGGCCACTGCCATGCCGGAGCCGCAGCACGCCGGCTGCAGCATGCCGGCGGGAGGGAGCAGGCTCAGCACCCCATGGGCGCCCCGGCCGTGACGGGGGTCCCAGGGGAACAGCTCCgcacgcagccccccccccccggttccccCCAGGACAAGGGGCATCGCCGCGAGCAGCTCTCCCGAGAATGAGACCGAACGCTGGCCATTAGGGAagagaagcaaaatcctccttcAAGAGAGGCGGATCAGCCCAGGGAGCAGAGCCCAGGGAGTTTCTCTGGCCCTGCGACCGCTTCCACCTTTCCCTGGGGGTTGCCGATGCCGCCGGAGGTGTCCGAGAGCCCCGAGGCAGGAGGAGTCGTACCCCGGCTGGGCCCACAAGGGCTGGGGACCTGCCAGCACGCTCAGCCAGCCCCGGGGCCACGAGGAGCATCCAATACCGGCGCCATCCGAATGGCAAAGCCAGACACCCCTAAGGAAGGGGGTCCCTCATGCCCACCGCCTCCAgcgaggggcagggaggaggaccAAAGCCTCCTGCCCCAATGCCACGGCCCCGGCAGGCAGCCGGAGGCAGCACCTGGCCCCCAAGAGAGCAGGCGGCCGCTCGCCCAGGATGAAATTCAGGATAAACTTCCTTAAAGCAATGCACCAGGCGCAGCGAGCGCAAACGCAAACACTGAGTCATGCTCGGCGCCTGGCCCTGCCGCGACGCCCCGCCACGGCTCCGGGGCCCCCCTTGCCAGGCTGCGGCCCTGCGAGGCAAACCTGGGGCTCGCGGGGCTTTTTGGGTAGCACAGACCAGGTTTTTGCTGGTTTTCGGAGAGGCGCTGGGTAGGGATTTACTTCCATGGGCCGTGGGCTGCCAAGGACGCTGGGAGAGGAATGGGTGCAGGGGAGGCCGCAGCGGGCGCAGGAGGAGCCCTTCCCTCTCCACCTGCCGACGCCGGACACCTGAGCATCCCGGGCAGCTCCAGAGGCGGAGAAGCAACCAGGCAGCACCCTTGGTGGTACTTCAAGGGGGGAAACACCCAACCGCCCAAGGAACGAGCTACCTGCAGGTCCTCCCCGCTCCACCTGCTGCGCCTCGGGATCAGGTTTTTTGGCGTTTCCCTGCCATTCCCCGCACGGCTGCGAGGGCGCGGGTGCCTCCGCGGGCGCGGGGAGCCAGGCGCCTCCCGCGGGTGCTCCGCGCTCTCGTTTCATTTCGCTGCCCTCTGCGCGCCCCGTGCTGCAGCGAGCAGCcgcggggctgcaggcagcgccGGGCACCCCGGGactgcccgggcccggccccgccgcggccccgctcacctCTGAGGGCGCCGAGCAGCGGCTCCTTCCCGGCCATgctccgcgctccgctccgctccgctccgctcctcccggctcccggcggggcggcaccggccgcgctccccgccccgccccgccccgcccgggctCCGCGGAGCGCGACCCGGCCCGGCTCGGATATTGCCATACACAGCTATCGACACGTGTGTCTATCCATACGTACCTATCCATATATAACACAGGCACtggcatatatacacacaaatataacACATTGacatagatatacatatatatctgcaCTATCTATAAAACACTGGCATAtatctatatgcatatatatacacacttatgTAACACAGACACTATATATAACTACTCATAAAtagttatatatacacacttataTAAACAGACACCATATACAGATACATAATAGAAACACTAttgtatatatatagtatattcgTGCATATATAAAAACCCCACCGACATTGgcatctatatatatacacatatgtatctATACGTAGATgtctatacatatatacatgtatataacaCAGACATtggtatgtatacacacacacctatACACACACaatacgtatatacatatatatacacactatcaCAGGCATTGGCATAATAATATAGACACATACATATCTAtagctatacacacacacatatatatatacatatatatatgtaagagCACCATTTCAAAGGCGGAAGCCAAGGGTATCTATGGCCCATATCTGCCCCCCGAAGCTGTTCGCAGCACACGGGGCTGCGCGCCgagcccccgccccggcccccgcgccgcgggttcgagcccgcccgcccgcccgcccgcccgcccgccggcgggagggaggggggggacggGGGCTGCCGGGCCGCGGCTCGCGTTTTGCCTTCGCGGTGTCTTCCGTAAAAAGCAGCGCGCCTGTCCGATTTCTCCTGGGGGGACCCCAACCCCCCGGGCTTGTCGCTGACGAGTGGAAGCCAAGATGCCGGACGGGGGGgttaattacagaaaaatgcCGCCTGCGGCCGGCCCCAACCGAGCGAACCGCCCGGGGCGGAAcacgccgggccgggccgggcgccgccggggcgggggcgggggcggaggcgccgccgggcggagcggccatggcggcggcggcggcggcggcggcgcgggcctaCGGGGAGGCCTTcggcgggggggcgccgggcctggCCGCCTGGGCCCCCGGCAGGGTGAACCTCATCGGCGAGCACACCGACTACAACGGCGGCTTCGTGCTGCCCATGGTaagggccgcgggcgggcgccccgtgcagcgccgagcaccgcggccccccgccgccccgtgcagcgccgagcaccgcggccccccgccgccccgtgcagcgccgagcactgcgccccccccgccggcccccgccgccccgtgcagcgccgagcaccgcggccccccgggggatcctgcctcttccccagccCGGGGAGCCGCAGCTTCCGCCTCCGCCGCGGCCCGAGCGACGCTGCACCCCgggccccggctcgcccccgctgCAAGTGCCCCCTTCCCCGGGTGCTCCCTGCTTCCAGTGCTCCGTGCCTGCCGGCGCCTCTTGCGGGCTCCCCCCATGATCTCCTCCTAGGATCCCCACGGGATGCCCCCAACTGTCTCCTGGGATCCCCCATCATAATCTCCCCAGGGTATCCTGCCAGGATCCTCCCCAGCATCCTCACGGGTTTCCCCCTCCGGATGTCCCAGGAACCTCCAGGATGCCACCCCCATGACCCCTTCTGGATCCCCCCGCAATCGCCCTTACAATCCCCCAGGATCCCTCCCCAGTCCTCTGGGTTCTTCTCCATGATGCCCCAAAGTCCCCCCTTCCCCAGGATCCCCCAGGATGCCCCCTGGGATCACTAGGGATCAGGGCTATCGGGGTGGAGCGCCCCATAGGCCGGCTCCTAAATCAGTGCTGGAGGGACGCGATTCCCCCTCCCCATGGGCTCCCCGGCCCCGTGCGCCCCTACGGCATGTCCGGGGGCTGAAAGCCGCTCTCGGAGACCTGCCCCGGCAGAGATGAGTCAAAGCCGCTGGGTTTCCTCCCCTGCGTTTGCTCCCCGGGGAAGTCCCCGCTCAGTCCTAAGTCAGGGCTAGAGCAGATTATTCCGAGGCCCGGCAGCGTGGGAAAAGGTCAGATGAAAGCCTGCGTGGGGCTTCCTGTGGGCCAGGAAACTCCCCAGGGCCCCTCGCGAGCTCATCACGGGCTGTCCGCCCGCCACCGAGCGAAACCCCTGCGGCCGGCTCACCCGCAGCCCTGGGCAGCCAGTGCTCGGGCACTGAGCTGGGGCGGTCGGTCGCGACATTTTGTTGTGACAAACCTTTGACTGATGGTTTGTGGAGTTAGGTAGCCAGAAGGTTAAATCCTGCAACAACCCGGAGAGCAGCGTGTGGTGGGGGCTGGCAGCTCTgtgggggcagagttaagggtaaACTCTTGTTGGGTGTCATCAGCTATGGGTTAAAGCAGCCGAGATGTGACCCTCTCCTGCACTCAGCGGGATGGCAGAGCGTGGGAAACACCCTTTCCTGGGGGAATCGGGGGGTCGGGGCTGGCGCTTGCCCCCacgctgctgcagggctgagcccacctccccccccaggccctgcagCTGGGGACTGTGCTGGTGGGGTCGCCCACGCAGGACGGCGTCATCTCCATCCTCACCACCGCCGAGGGGGCAGACGAGCCCAGGATGGTGCGGTTCCCGGTGCCGAGCCACGGCAGCCCTCTGAGCCCGGGGCAGCCTCGCTGGGCCAACTACGTCAAGGGGGTGATCCAGCACTACCGGGGTAAGGCCTCGGCCGCTCCGGGGGCCGCGCGGGAGCCCCCGTCGCGCGGGACGCTGCAGGGTGCAACGCTCTCGGCGCGGGGGCCCTTTGCACGCTGGTGCaatcctgcagctgctgcagcggGAGAAATAGAAATTGCAGGCTCACGGCCTCGCTCCTCCTCTCTGCTCCcgcagctgggcccctgccaggCTTCAACGCTGTGATAGCCAGCGAcgtccccctcggcggcggcCTCTCCAGCTCGGCCTCTCTGGAAGTAGCCACTTACAccttcctccagcagctctgcccaggtaacgcggcagccgccccggctccccccagTACGTCTCCGTTCCCGAGGCAGAGCACGGGGCACCTTGAGCGAGCTCCTCGGGTGACACCGCTGCCCGGGTGGGTTGCGACCtcccgccgcagccgcagccggtgccggggtggctgcaggggctcCTCCGGCTCCCTGGTGCAGGGCCCTGACCCTGGGCATGTCGGGAAAGCCGCAGGACAGCTCCTCGGGCCGGCTGGGGAGATGACAGCCAGCTTTTTCCCGCGCTCTGTGTCCCAGAAAACAGAGGGATAGCCCAAGGCTGCGTCTGAGACAGCAGCGTTGTATTCCCCATCCAGCCTGGATGCCGTCGGAGAGCGCGGCTCAGCTGCCGTGCGCTGGTGCAGCCGCAGGCAGGGACTGGATTTCACACTCTGTCCAGCTCGTGCTTTAACGGAGCCCCGTTCTGAGGCCGCATGTGCTGCGCTCAGCGTCACCCAGGCCGCAATTTCCCTATGTCTCACCGAACCGAAAATCCTGGAGAGGGAGAGAAGTGAGAGCCGCGCAGCTCGGAGGGGACGGCTCAGCCGCCTGACACCTCTGGCGGCTGGCAGCTTCTCGCAGCTGCTCCGCCGAGTCTTTTCATCCAGCGGCTGCTTTTCACCCTCTTCGGTGGACAGCCGTGAAAACGAGCCGCCGCTTCTGCGCTCGTTCCCCCCGCTCCAGGGCGAGGGGTGAACATCCCGCAGCTGCTAACCTGGGTCTCTCCCATCTGGCACAGATGACGGCGATTTAGAGGCCAAGGCGTTGGCGTGCCAGAAAGCTGAGCACACTTTTGCTGGCATGCCCTGCGGGATCATGGACCAGTTCATATCCGTGATGGGCAAGGAAGGGCACGCGCTGCTCATCGACTGCAGGTCAGGACCGAGCCCCGAGCGCTAACGAACCCTCATTGGGCGTTTGCCTGTGAGCATCCTAACTGATGTTTGGGACCTGCTGTCTCTTAGCTGTGAAGtaagtgcagccacaggagcgCAGAGGGGGTTTAACCCTGCATCCAGGTCAAAATCTCATCGCAGGGTTGGGACTAGGCCCAGGCGTCCCGATTCCTCCTTGTGCATCCTCTAAATGACAGTCTGCACATGGCTGAGCTGGCCTTCCTGCAAAGTCTTTAGGGTCTAATATGGGATTAATAATCCTAAATCACATGGGCTTTGCCCCGCAGAGGCACCAGCTGCCTACCACGTGGCAGCCCAGCTTGCAGCAGGAGGCTGCGCCGTGGCCTCACCCAGGTAGCTGGAGAAAGCAGGGGAAACCCACCGTCCTGCACACACGGCCCACTCTGCGCTCTCGTTCCAGGTCCCTGGAGAC from Apteryx mantelli isolate bAptMan1 chromosome 19, bAptMan1.hap1, whole genome shotgun sequence encodes:
- the GALK1 gene encoding galactokinase, with the translated sequence MAAAAAAAARAYGEAFGGGAPGLAAWAPGRVNLIGEHTDYNGGFVLPMALQLGTVLVGSPTQDGVISILTTAEGADEPRMVRFPVPSHGSPLSPGQPRWANYVKGVIQHYRAGPLPGFNAVIASDVPLGGGLSSSASLEVATYTFLQQLCPDDGDLEAKALACQKAEHTFAGMPCGIMDQFISVMGKEGHALLIDCRSLETVLVPLTDASLAVLVTNSNVRHTLTGSEYPSRRRQCEEAAAALGRASLRDATMAELEAAREQLSEEVYRRARHVIGEIERTVQAAQALQARDYRTFGRLMVESHNSLRDDYEVSCLELDELVAAALEVDGVYGSRMTGGGFGGCTVTLLEAGAAERAQQHIKGKYSGTATFYITKPSDGAKAQLL